A genomic segment from Yimella sp. cx-51 encodes:
- a CDS encoding sensor histidine kinase — translation MPTLNDVLGHHGVSEDDSDWLHRLVGDWQLIADLSFADLVLWVRTDADDWLAAAHVRPTTGVGVFPEDMVATRIAAARTRMVRSAHDQQQIVRAGQTVWRDDMPIREEAIPVVRGDRTVAVLTRHTNLASMRTPSRLEVTYLATADALARMIAAGAFPQSEPIANVRRGAPRVGDGVLRLSADGMVSYASPNAVSAVHRLGHEGDVIGVHLASAVHALLPPRQLADEDLGQILQGRVAHRGEAQTRSATVMFRSIPLVETETAAESRTGAVLLVRDVSELRRREQELATKDVTIREIHHRVKNNLQTVAAVLRLQARRIDDTVARAALGDAVRRVATIASVHETLSSRLDDQLDFDDVARQGLQAALELGNRGGVQVTGRLEGTFGVLRSEDATALAMVLAELVQNAVEHGLAEQDGTVVVDVLRTMRGEGDLLSVEVRDDGAGLPGDFDPGRSGLGTQIVRSLVTDLGGDITWSATTNGTAVKFTAVLRETSDGR, via the coding sequence ATGCCCACTCTGAATGACGTGCTGGGTCATCACGGCGTGAGTGAGGACGACTCCGACTGGTTGCACCGGCTGGTCGGTGATTGGCAGCTGATCGCTGACCTCTCCTTCGCCGACCTGGTGTTGTGGGTGCGAACCGACGCCGATGACTGGCTGGCCGCCGCACACGTACGACCGACCACCGGGGTCGGGGTGTTTCCCGAGGACATGGTGGCGACGAGGATCGCCGCCGCGCGTACCCGCATGGTGCGCAGCGCCCACGACCAGCAGCAGATCGTGCGCGCGGGCCAGACCGTGTGGCGCGACGACATGCCGATCCGCGAGGAAGCGATCCCGGTCGTTCGCGGCGATCGCACCGTCGCCGTCCTGACCCGCCACACCAATCTCGCGTCGATGCGCACTCCCAGTCGGCTGGAAGTCACCTACCTCGCGACCGCCGATGCGCTCGCCCGCATGATCGCCGCCGGAGCCTTCCCCCAGAGCGAACCGATCGCCAACGTCCGCCGTGGCGCGCCGAGGGTCGGCGACGGCGTCCTGCGGCTGAGCGCCGACGGCATGGTCAGCTATGCCAGCCCCAACGCGGTGTCGGCGGTGCACCGGCTCGGACACGAGGGTGATGTGATCGGCGTACACCTGGCTTCCGCGGTTCACGCGCTCCTGCCGCCGCGTCAACTCGCGGACGAGGATCTCGGACAGATCCTGCAGGGACGGGTCGCACACCGCGGCGAGGCCCAGACACGTTCGGCCACCGTCATGTTCCGCTCCATCCCTCTGGTGGAGACCGAGACAGCGGCCGAGTCACGCACGGGGGCAGTGCTGCTCGTGCGTGACGTGAGTGAACTGCGGCGCCGGGAACAGGAACTGGCCACCAAGGACGTCACGATCCGCGAGATCCATCACCGGGTGAAGAACAACCTGCAAACCGTCGCCGCGGTGCTTCGCCTCCAGGCGCGGCGCATCGACGACACTGTGGCACGGGCGGCCCTGGGCGACGCGGTGCGGCGGGTGGCCACGATTGCTTCCGTACACGAGACGCTCTCCTCGCGGCTGGACGACCAGCTCGACTTCGACGACGTGGCCAGACAGGGTCTGCAGGCCGCACTGGAACTCGGCAATCGTGGGGGAGTGCAGGTGACCGGACGCCTGGAAGGCACCTTCGGTGTCTTGCGCTCGGAGGACGCCACGGCGCTGGCGATGGTGCTGGCCGAACTCGTCCAGAACGCCGTGGAACACGGTCTCGCCGAGCAGGACGGCACGGTCGTGGTGGACGTGCTTCGCACGATGCGTGGCGAGGGCGACCTGCTGAGCGTCGAGGTGCGCGACGACGGCGCCGGGCTACCCGGCGACTTCGACCCTGGCCGGTCGGGCCTGGGCACCCAGATCGTGCGCTCGCTGGTCACCGATCTCGGCGGTGACATCACGTGGAGCGCCACGACGAACGGCACCGCCGTGAAATTCACGGCGGTGCTTCGTGAGACTTCTGACGGTCGCTGA
- a CDS encoding WhiB family transcriptional regulator has translation MDWRDRAACLDEDPELFFPIGNTGPALQQIEDAKAVCRRCDVIDTCLKWAIESGQDAGVWGGLSEDERRAMKRRNARARRAG, from the coding sequence ATGGATTGGCGCGACCGCGCTGCCTGCCTGGACGAGGACCCCGAGCTGTTCTTCCCGATCGGGAACACCGGTCCGGCATTGCAGCAGATCGAGGACGCCAAGGCCGTCTGTCGTCGCTGCGACGTCATCGACACCTGTCTGAAGTGGGCCATCGAATCCGGCCAGGACGCCGGAGTCTGGGGTGGCCTGTCGGAGGACGAACGCCGCGCGATGAAGCGTCGCAACGCACGCGCACGACGCGCCGGCTGA